A stretch of Phycisphaerae bacterium DNA encodes these proteins:
- a CDS encoding efflux RND transporter periplasmic adaptor subunit: protein MGLLIAGGAFAATSPIWLPWARPMVSGWIARQGAPSTAQSDEHAGHDHDHAGHSEDSSIELSANALRNVGFEPVTIEPTTYVRTTTVPAMIVERPGRSQIHITAPLTGVVTKIVQIQGSAIEPGSSMFEIRLTHEELVTAQSNLIRTAESLDVVNREISRLQSLGEGVIAGKRILEQEYEKQKLEASFRAERQALLLHGLKENDVESILRDRKLFKTVTVSAPVHGHDSDACREDHLFHVQDLSVKLGQQVEAGQVLSVLADHCELYIEGRAFEDDAARLREAARKGWEVSAALLARDRATDVIDGLKVLYLADHVDPQSRAFRFYLRLPNEVALDQTDSTGSRFLDWRFKPGQRMELRVPVEQWERRIVLPVEAVVDEGAETYIYQQNGDHFDRVPVHVEYRDQRSVVIANDGAVFPGDIVAARGAYQMHLALKNKSGGGVDPHAGHNH from the coding sequence GTGGGGCTGCTGATCGCAGGCGGAGCCTTCGCAGCGACCAGCCCGATTTGGCTGCCGTGGGCTAGGCCGATGGTCAGCGGTTGGATTGCGCGCCAGGGTGCGCCCTCCACTGCGCAATCTGACGAACACGCGGGGCACGATCATGACCATGCCGGTCATTCCGAGGACTCTTCGATTGAGCTTAGTGCTAATGCACTGCGTAATGTCGGCTTCGAGCCCGTCACGATTGAGCCGACCACCTACGTCAGAACCACAACCGTCCCCGCGATGATCGTCGAACGTCCAGGCCGGTCACAGATTCACATCACAGCGCCGCTGACTGGCGTGGTCACCAAAATTGTCCAGATTCAGGGGTCTGCCATCGAACCAGGTTCTTCTATGTTTGAGATCCGGCTAACCCACGAAGAGCTGGTGACTGCCCAAAGCAACCTAATCCGCACGGCCGAAAGTCTTGATGTCGTCAACCGTGAAATCAGTCGGCTCCAGTCGCTTGGTGAAGGCGTCATCGCGGGCAAACGCATATTGGAGCAGGAATACGAGAAGCAGAAGCTCGAAGCAAGTTTTCGAGCCGAGCGCCAAGCACTTCTCCTGCACGGACTTAAGGAGAATGACGTCGAGTCGATCCTTCGTGATCGAAAGCTTTTCAAGACGGTCACGGTAAGCGCTCCGGTACACGGCCACGACAGCGACGCCTGTCGCGAAGACCATCTGTTCCACGTTCAGGATTTGTCAGTGAAACTCGGCCAGCAGGTCGAGGCCGGACAAGTGCTCAGCGTGCTTGCCGACCACTGTGAGTTGTATATCGAGGGTCGCGCTTTTGAGGACGATGCCGCTCGATTGCGCGAGGCGGCACGCAAGGGCTGGGAAGTGTCCGCCGCTTTGCTAGCTCGCGATCGTGCGACGGACGTTATTGATGGACTGAAGGTACTTTACCTAGCCGATCACGTGGACCCTCAATCGCGTGCCTTTCGATTCTACCTCCGTTTGCCCAACGAAGTGGCGCTCGATCAAACCGATTCCACAGGGAGCCGCTTTCTCGATTGGCGTTTCAAACCTGGCCAACGGATGGAACTGCGCGTTCCGGTTGAGCAGTGGGAAAGGCGAATCGTATTGCCGGTGGAGGCCGTCGTGGATGAAGGCGCCGAGACCTACATCTACCAGCAAAACGGCGATCATTTTGACCGGGTTCCGGTTCATGTCGAGTACCGAGACCAGCGGTCGGTTGTTATCGCCAATGACGGTGCGGTCTTTCCCGGCGACATCGTAGCTGCTCGCGGGGCCTATCAGATGCACCTGGCATTGAAGAACAAATCGGGTGGCGGGGTCGATCCTCATGCCGGTCATAACCACTAA